DNA sequence from the Bacteroidales bacterium genome:
GTAAATATTAGTTATTAAATTTTTATTTTTTAAAATGGAAAAGAATTCAAAAATTTATATTGCCGGACACACAGGAATGGTGGGTTCTGCTATAAAACGAAATTTTGAAAAAAAAGGTTTTTCAAATTTTATTTTTAAAGATGAAAAAGAACTTGATTTAACAAATCAGAAAGCAACTAATGATTTTTTTGAAAAAGAAAAACCCGAATATGTTATTCTGGC
Encoded proteins:
- a CDS encoding NAD-dependent epimerase/dehydratase family protein → MEKNSKIYIAGHTGMVGSAIKRNFEKKGFSNFIFKDEKELDLTNQKATNDFFEKEKPEYVILAAAKVGGIHSNNTYRADFIYINLMIEANIIHASFKNNVKKLLFLGSSCIYPKPCRSRSR